A single window of Gossypium hirsutum isolate 1008001.06 chromosome A10, Gossypium_hirsutum_v2.1, whole genome shotgun sequence DNA harbors:
- the LOC107890353 gene encoding disease resistance protein RUN1, translated as MTTSSSSSSRQIKHQVFLSFRGEDTRLNFTSHLLKALKDMGVNVFFDEEKLEKGELLSKALSQAIAASNLSIIVLSVDYASSKSCLAEVSDIIDRKNTQGHIVLPIFYHVDPSHVRNIGGSFQISFEEHESKRLVDEVKRWKAAFAEVGKLKGWHIDGGKFDRPEAEYIKNIIEYVTEKLTNSNSKSASEELVGLDYQKNTILRLIERKDCRAIGLWGIGGITKTPLVDDVHKEVSPKSGDCNDFHQNVSENIEKQEVRSLRNDLFSKILNEEICIDTLLIGPSFIQEKLNNKEGFKWKQDRVFTGIVTLQVGKWNTSLPIKQNPHMLLLMPFQAKGNDNEGNRNAESIMLDEQILQRDLQITVEEENYAEAAKIKDDLRVLHEDSKALVLIANFGFYDAFRRGDLDMMQNLWVKGDDVCCVHPGGKGISGYDSIMKSCKLVWMNFEFPLEIKLKNVRVHVRGDFGYVTCVESVKTTKGSNWFPLFVTNVFEMINGQWHICIHQSS; from the exons ATgactacttcttcttcttcttcttctcgtCAAATCAAGCATCAAGTTTTCTTGAGCTTCAGAGGTGAAGACACGCGCCTTAACTTCACCAGTCATCTACTCAAAGCTTTGAAAGACATGGGAGTGAATGTCTTCTTCGATGAAGAAAAACTGGAAAAAGGAGAGCTACTTTCAAAAGCACTTTCTCAAGCTATTGCAGCCTCAAATCTCTCAATTATCGTTTTATCCGTAGACTATGCTTCTTCAAAATCATGCCTGGCTGAAGTTTCTGACATCATAGACCGCAAGAACACTCAAGGGCATATTGTTCTTCCCATCTTTTACCATGTTGATCCTTCCCATGTGCGAAATATTGGTGGGAGCTTTCAGATATCCTTTGAAGAGCATGAATCAAAGAGGTTAGTTGATGAAGTGAAGCGATGGAAAGCTGCTTTTGCTGAAGTTGGTAAATTAAAAGGTTGGCATATAGATGGTGGGAAATTTGATAG ACCTGAAGCCGAATATATCAAGAATATTATTGAATATGTTACAGAAAAGTTGACAAATAGCAACTCTAAAAGTGCTTCTGAGGAACTGGTTGGATTGGATTATCAGAAAAACACGATTTTGAGGCTGATTGAACGAAAAGACTGTCGTGCAATTGGACTTTGGGGAATAGGTGGTATAACCAAAACTCCCCTTGTTGATGATGTACATAAAGAAGTCTCTCCGAAGTCCGGAGATTGTAATGATTTTCATCAAAATGTTAGTGAGAATATAGAAAAGCAAGAAGTGAGATCTTTAAGAAATGATCTTTTTTCCAAAATATTAAATGAAGAAATATGTATAGACACCCTTTTGATTGGACCTAGTTTTATCCAAGAGAAACTAAACAATAAGGAAGGCTTCAAGTGGAAACAAGACCGAGTTTTTACTGGGATAGTGACACTACAAGTTGGGAAATGGAATACCTCTT TACCCATCAAACAAAATCCACATATGCTATTGTTGATGCCTTTTCAAGCCAAAGGTAATGACAACGAGGGTAACCGAAATGCTGAAAGCATAATGTTAGATGAACAAATCTTACAAAGGGACCTGCAGATTACCGTCGAGGAAGAAAACTATGCTGAAGCAGCAAAAATCAAGGATGATCTTCGAGTCCTACATGAGGATAGTAAGGCTTTGGTACTGATAGCAAATTTTGGGTTTTATGATGCTTTTAGGAGAGGGGATCTAGACATGATGCAAAACCTTTGGGTGAAAGGAGATGATGTTTGTTGTGTGCACCCAGGGGGAAAAGGGATATCTGGTTACGATTCCATAATGAAAAGCTGCAAACTTGTGTGGATGAACTTCGAATTTCCACTAGAGATAAAGCTGAAAAATGTTCGAGTTCATGTTAGAGGAGATTTTGGGTATGTTACGTGCGTGGAATCTGTCAAGACAACAAAAGGTAGCAATTGGTTTCCGCTGTTTGTAACAAATGTGTTTGAGATGATTAATGGTCAATGGCACATATGCATTCACCAGTCTTCTTAA